The Corynebacterium callunae DSM 20147 genomic sequence GCTGAGTTGTGAATCGGGACCATAGACTAGCCGGTCGATTCGAAACCGAGAAAGCTACGGGGCATAGTTTCTTTGTCGTGCTGGTTCGGCACGACATGAACATCCTGTAAATATTTTCTAAGAAGAAGTCTTGGGTGGTCCGTACTTAAAATATATGTTGACTGCCTTACGTTGGCATGCTATATATTGCGTGTCTGTCATACATCACCTTAATGGGTTTCATCCTGCATAGTTGCGTGTTTCACCGCACTAACAAGGCCTGTGGCATACAGGCGAACCGTGGAAAATTTGTACCCGAGGACTAGTTCTCCCGCTAACAAACTTGGGCAACCGCGTTGCGAATAATTGCTAATATCGCGAGCATGGTTAATCCACCTCTCCCCGAGTCAACGCAGCCCTTGCCCGTTCAGCCAGACGTTCGTGTTTTAGGTGCTCGCGAACACAACCTTCAGGACATCGATCTCGCGGTGCCCCGCGATGCGCTGGTGGTTTTCACCGGGGTTTCTGGGTCGGGGAAGTCCTCTCTGGCTTTCGGAACGCTGTTTGCGGAATCGCAGCGCCGTTACCTAGAGTCTGTCGCTCCCTATGCTCGTCGTTTGATTGACCAGGTCGGCGTTCCAGACGTCGATTCGATTACGGGCATGCCTCCGGCCGTTGCTCTTCAGCAGCAACGTGGAGGCCGTAGCGCTCGCTCGTCGGTGGGTAGTATCACCACGATCTCATCACTAGTGCGCATGCTCTATTCCCGGGCTGGCAACTACCCCGATGATCAGCCGATGCTCTATGCCGAAGACTTCTCTACTAACACCGTGCAGGGAGCATGTCCGGACTGCCACGGCATTGGCCGGGTGTATGAGGTCACCGAGGACAAGATGGTGCCCGACCCCTCGCTGACGATCCGCGAGCGGGCTATAGCCTCGTGGCCAAAGGCTTGGCACGGTCATCAGCTACGCGATGTGCTCGTTTCCCTTGGCTACGATGTGGACGTCCCCTGGAAGGACCTGCCGAGGGAAGAGCGTGAATGGATCCTTTACACAGAGGAGACACCGCATGTCCCGGTCCACTCGCGGCTAACTCTTGCCGAGGCCCGGGCTGCTATCGCGGCGGGTGTTGAACCGAGTTACTCGGGTACCTTCGTCGGTGCTCGCAAGTATGTGCTCGACACATTCGCGAATACCAAGAGCGAGTCGATGAAGCGGCGCGTGGCGCAGTTCCTTACGGTCACTCCCTGCCCTGCTTGCCATGGTAAACGACTGAAGCCAGAGGCACTGTCGGTAACGTTTGAAGACCGTGATATCGCAGACCTCTCCAGCCTGCCGCTGGCACAACTCTCGGTGCTGATTGAAAAGGCAGTCGAGCAGGCCACCGCCGATCTCGACGTGATCGAGACGGCAGATCACGCAACAGATGTAACAGCCCTGAGCGATGCCGCGCAGCAGAGCGTCGACGCCGGGGAAACACCCCGCGCGGGTGCCTCTAACCTGCGCAGGGAAGCGAACCATTCGGCAGGGAAGCTGGCGGCGACAACCCGCCTGGGCACAGAACTCGTCAGTAGACTGCGGCCCATTATTGACCTGGGACTGGGCTACCTATCCTTGGATCGCACCACTCCCACACTCTCTGGCGGGGAATTGCAGCGACTGCGTCTCGCTACCCAACTGACCTCTGACCTCTTCGGAGTGGTATACGTTCTCGATGAGCCTTCGGCAGGATTACATCCACAGGATATTAGCGCGTTGCTCGGCATTCTTGACGGACTCAAACGACGAGGCAACAGCCTATTTGTCGTCGAGCATTCAGTAGACGTGATGCGCCATGCTGACTGGCTGGTAGACATCGGACCTGGAGCGGGCGAGCGTGGCGGACGTGTTCTCTATAGCGGGCCTACTGACGGGCTAGCGCAAGTGGAGGAATCCGTCACCCGAGGATACTTATTCGGAGGCAGTGGCTTGGTTCATCGGGCTCCCCGAGAGCCGCAGGGATGGCTATATCTAGAGCACGTCACTCGTAACAATTTGCACGATGTGTCGATCTCCGTTCCACTCGGGGTGTTCACCGCAGTCACTGGAGTTTCTGGATCAGGCAAGTCAAGCTTGGTCAGTCAGGCGTTGCCTGAGTTGCTTGGCGAGCGACTAGGAAGAACTGCTCAGACACAGGATGCTGCCGCCCCTGAAGATGATGAGCTTTTGCTGTCAGGCGAACCCGAAGAGGTCAAGGGAACGATCCGCGGAGACTTCTCTGGGTTGCGTCGTGTCGTAAGTATTGACCAAAGGCCTATTGGTCGCACTCCGCGTTCAAACGTGGCCACCTACACCGGGATGTTCGACCACGTGAGACGGAGGTTCGCCGAGACGCCGGAGGCTCGCGCGCGAGGTTACAAACCGGGTCGTTTCTCCTTCAACGTCGCCGGCGGTCGTTGTCCTACCTGCAATGGAGAAGGATCAGTGATGGTAGAACTGTTATTCCTACCGTCGGTGTACACCGAATGTCCTGACTGCCATGGCACCCGTTACCAGTCCAGCACTTTGGAGATTATCTGGCGTGGCTGCAACATCGCGCAGATTCTCGCCATGAGCGTTGAGGAAGCCTATGATTTCTTCCACGGGGAGTTTGACATCATGCGCTCGCTCACGGCGCTAATCGACGTCGGCCTCGGGTACCTGCGACTCGGGCAGCCGGCTACCGAGCTGTCCGGAGGTGAGGCACAGCGTGTCAAACTCGCCTCTGAGCTTCAGCGATCCCAGCGCGGAGACACTCTCTATGTACTTGATGAACCGACGTCCGGGTTGCACTGTGCAGATTCCGATCGGCTTGTGGCACATCTACAGACTCTTGTGGAAGCAGGAAATACGGTCGTCGCGGTTGAGCTCGACATGCGCGTTGTCGTCGCAGCCGACTACGTGATCGACCTCGGCCCGGGCGCAGGTGAGGATGGAGGTACGGTGGTGGCCTCAGGAACACCCGAGGAAGTTGCTTCGTGCGGAGTCGGTGCGTCGGCACCGTATCTCAAAACGGCATTGCATGAGGCCGTCTCCCGGGGGTGAGTATTGGTGGGTATCGAGAAGGGCGATGGTCTTGGTTAGCTGGAATATCAAATGAGCAGTTTGCTTTGGCTAATCCAGAATCCAGGTCGCGTGCTTGTGGTGCCCGAATAGCGGGAGCCCTGCGTGGTTTGAGTAGGTAGGCGGGCGTCGACGGTTCCTGAAGTATGTCGCTGGGACGTTCTTGCTGGGTATCCAGTCATGGAGGCTTTGAGCAACCTGTCGATAGCAATCCGTTTTTATCACAGTAAGCAGGAATTCCGAGATCGCGGCGATTTTTAGAAAGCATAGTGACCTGCTATTGGGTGTAGTCGCAGAGATATACATCAGGGTTGCAAGAAGATAGATGATGTGCTGGAGAGTGGGGTTGTCTCAACTCCACTCGATGCGAACCGGTAGGGGAAGTGTTACTCGTCCGGGTTAAGGACGCTTCGGTTGTGAAAACCCGAAGATTTACCGGAGTTCTCGTGTGGATAATCGCCACCCACGTGTTCGGCTCGGGTCGGTGTGCGGACGAATGACGTACTGAGTTCGATGCTAGGTGTATCTTTGGCTGCGAGAACCGCCGTGCGGTCATTGGAGCCCAGGCCATCGTGGACTGTGAGCGCATGGGCTATCTGGCCAAGATACCTAGGGTATCCCTGAAGCGCCTGATGTAGATAGTGCAGTTCAGTGTTGGTATCAGTTGGTAGGCGTTTTATAATTCCAGGTCCCGCACGGGGCGGGTCAGTTGGCAAAAGAAAGCTAGGTTCCCTTCGATTGCTATATGCACTAGTTGTCTCAAGGTATATACTTCCTGAAAGGGCTGGACGTGAACTTCGGCCAGACCCCGGTATATAAAAACAAACTGTCAACTGAGGGATCTCATCGTTGGACACAACACAAAGCCGTATTTGATAGTTTCCTACGACTGGTCTTTGGAGCAGGCGCTGCCCGCTAAAACTTCGATGAGTGTGCTGACGCTTAAACGGCGACTAAACCACAGTCGTGTTGAACCTTCATTACGCTGTCCTGTACGGACAATGGATGGCTCGCCTACATAGGTAGGTCACCACTTCTCACAGAACGGAATGGAAGATGTCAGATGAATTGAAAGGCAAGCGGGTCGCGATCCTTGCCGCAGACGGCGTGGAGCGCGTCGAGCTGGAGCAGCCGAGACAGGCGCTTCTTGATGCTGGCGCCACGACTGAGTTGCTGTCGCTGCACGAGGGTGAGATCAAGGCTCGCAACAATGACTTAGATGAAGCGGGTACGTTTTTGGTCGATGCTCTAGTTAAGTCAGTTTCGGTTGATGACTATGACGCTCTGTTGCTTCCTGGTGGCACAGTCAACCCGGATCAGCTACGGATGGACACCGACGCGGTAGGTTTTGTGCGTGATTTCGTAGCCACTGGCAAACTAGTTGCCTCGATCTGCCATGGCCCGTGGACTCTGATCGAGGCCGGAGTCGCAAATGGCCGGACGCTGACCTCTTACCCAAGTATCCGCACCGACTTGCGCAATGCCGGTGCGAATGTCGTCGACGAAGAGGTTGTCCGTGATGGGAACCTCGTCACCAGCCGCTGGCCGGATGATCTTCCGGCCTTTTGTTCCACAATCGTGGAACTGCTCAGCCAGTCCAAGGAGGGACAATCATGATTGAAGTTGCATTGTCAGTAGTTTTGCGAGCTAAGCCAGGCAAAGAGGAAGAAGTCGCGGAGTTTCTACGTAGTGCGCGCTCCATTGTCGAGCAAGAAGATGGCACGAGGGCTTGGTTCGCTTTGCAGTTCGATGCGTCTACCTTCGGGATCTTCGACGTATTCCCAGACGATGAGGCCCGCCAGGCTCATCTGACGGGAAGCGTGGGCCAGGCACTCGCCGCGCAGGGAGCAGAACTGTTTAGCGTAGAACCCGACATTCAGCACGTCGATGTGCTCGCGTATAAGCTACCTGGTGAAAGCGTTTAGAGGACTAACTGCGAGTTTTCATCCGGTGTTGTCTGAATCGGTTGGCCTTAACTAGGACGAGGAATCAGTTCCCGGCGCGTACACCCATAGTTAAGCCCGTTACGAAGCTAACTAGTACACGATGGGTTCTTTGACTGTGATTCTTACCGGCATATTCAGCTAAATCGTAACGGATCCTGGGGCGCAGATGGCCGGCCGGTTGCCAGTCTCAAGCGCAGGGTTTGGTGGTGGTGAATAAGTTCTGGTGAAGTCCTATGTACTCGTTGGCTGGTTTTGCTTCGGAGTGGTTACTCTTAGCGCGGTGGTCTATCTTTACCGCAAGGCCATGGAGCTTCTAGGTTTCTCCATATTGTGACAGGCTAACCTCTGCGCAAATTAAGCGAAGCTTTGTGCTGAGAGTTTTGCGTGGCACTGTATCTCGTGATCCGTGCGGGCTTGTAGGCGGCTGGCGGACTCTGTTCTCATTTTGTAGTAAATCATTGAAGCATCCCGCAACAATTGCGGGATGCTTCAGTGCGAAAAGGCATGTGCATTCATCACCGATAAGGAATATCGGCTTCTCCAGACCAGTAGCTTTGCATAGTAATCGCTGCCGTTTTTTAGCTGTCACGATTCGAATTATAGGTAGCTAAGGCCCTCACTTTTGGGTTTCGAACCCCACTTGGTCTTTGACCCGACAAAAGTTGTCGAAGCCCCGCTATCCTTGCTCGTGTACTGATAATCGTTAAGCCATCGGACTATGAGGCGTGGGCAAGTTGCCCCTTTCAAAGTCGCGCTTGTGTTTGATAAGTGTCTGTGCCAGAACATAGTAGATCATGCTTAAACTGCGCCGCGCTCTCTAGTAGCTGAAAGTCGCCCCACCGCACTTAGATAGAGTCCCTCTACATTAGTTTTCCATGCTTAGCTGATGGATCCGATAGACGGCGACATTGATTATGTTTATCTTCTCGACGTTGATTGGTCCTTCTGCTGAAGGGGGAGCTGTGGAATCTCCAAGCTCTCTGCTAAGGAGCTCGATTTCTTTTTCTTTGTTAGCCAGCAATCAATCTCTTAATACAGGGGGCTACAAGGTGGTCTGCTTATACGGATTAAGAGATTGTGAGGATCATTTTCGCAGCAGGGGTGTACATGGGTATCAAGTTCCCTGAGATGAGTATTAGATTTTCTATATTTGCAAAGCTAAACCCCCACTTTCTCCGAAAAAGATTTTCGAAAAAGCGGGGGTAATTCACCCCATCGAAATGGGGAAGATGATCGCTTGGGATGTTCAACGGGATCATCCCTACTGAAGTAGGGAAGCCACCAAAGGTTGCTAAAGATTAGCTTCCTTAGGTGGCCTTTATGTGCCCTAGTCTAAAACATTTTGGGCATCGGGTGGTGCTTAAACAGCCTCAGCCTCGGTGAAGGTCTCGGTGTCAATAACAAAGCGGAACTGGACGTCGCCAGCAACAACACGCTCATAAGCTGCATCAACGTCGTTGACGCCGATTTTCTCAATAAGTGCGCCGAGGCCGTGCTCTGCACAGAAGTTAAGCATTTCCTGGGTCTCGGCAATGCCACCGATGTTGGAGCCAGTCAGAACCTTACTGCCCCCGA encodes the following:
- a CDS encoding excinuclease ABC subunit UvrA, with translation MVNPPLPESTQPLPVQPDVRVLGAREHNLQDIDLAVPRDALVVFTGVSGSGKSSLAFGTLFAESQRRYLESVAPYARRLIDQVGVPDVDSITGMPPAVALQQQRGGRSARSSVGSITTISSLVRMLYSRAGNYPDDQPMLYAEDFSTNTVQGACPDCHGIGRVYEVTEDKMVPDPSLTIRERAIASWPKAWHGHQLRDVLVSLGYDVDVPWKDLPREEREWILYTEETPHVPVHSRLTLAEARAAIAAGVEPSYSGTFVGARKYVLDTFANTKSESMKRRVAQFLTVTPCPACHGKRLKPEALSVTFEDRDIADLSSLPLAQLSVLIEKAVEQATADLDVIETADHATDVTALSDAAQQSVDAGETPRAGASNLRREANHSAGKLAATTRLGTELVSRLRPIIDLGLGYLSLDRTTPTLSGGELQRLRLATQLTSDLFGVVYVLDEPSAGLHPQDISALLGILDGLKRRGNSLFVVEHSVDVMRHADWLVDIGPGAGERGGRVLYSGPTDGLAQVEESVTRGYLFGGSGLVHRAPREPQGWLYLEHVTRNNLHDVSISVPLGVFTAVTGVSGSGKSSLVSQALPELLGERLGRTAQTQDAAAPEDDELLLSGEPEEVKGTIRGDFSGLRRVVSIDQRPIGRTPRSNVATYTGMFDHVRRRFAETPEARARGYKPGRFSFNVAGGRCPTCNGEGSVMVELLFLPSVYTECPDCHGTRYQSSTLEIIWRGCNIAQILAMSVEEAYDFFHGEFDIMRSLTALIDVGLGYLRLGQPATELSGGEAQRVKLASELQRSQRGDTLYVLDEPTSGLHCADSDRLVAHLQTLVEAGNTVVAVELDMRVVVAADYVIDLGPGAGEDGGTVVASGTPEEVASCGVGASAPYLKTALHEAVSRG
- a CDS encoding type 1 glutamine amidotransferase domain-containing protein; translation: MSDELKGKRVAILAADGVERVELEQPRQALLDAGATTELLSLHEGEIKARNNDLDEAGTFLVDALVKSVSVDDYDALLLPGGTVNPDQLRMDTDAVGFVRDFVATGKLVASICHGPWTLIEAGVANGRTLTSYPSIRTDLRNAGANVVDEEVVRDGNLVTSRWPDDLPAFCSTIVELLSQSKEGQS
- a CDS encoding putative quinol monooxygenase, which encodes MIEVALSVVLRAKPGKEEEVAEFLRSARSIVEQEDGTRAWFALQFDASTFGIFDVFPDDEARQAHLTGSVGQALAAQGAELFSVEPDIQHVDVLAYKLPGESV